GTTAACGTAATTTTCAACATCTTCCTTACCTAATCTTACTTCCCCAGGGAGGTCACAGAAACCGAGAACTAAGCGAGCATCTGCTTGACGGTGATACCACGCAATTTGGCGGCTTCGTCGAAAGTGCGCAAACGCTCGAGACCATCTACTGTGGCACGGGCTACGTTGAGCGGAGCACGAGATCCCAGTGACTTCGAGAGAACATCGCCTACACCGGCCAGTTCCAAGATAGCGCGGGCTGCACCACCGGCGATGACACCAGTACCTTTGGCGGCAGGCTTGAGCATGATTCTGCTTGAGCCCTGTGAACCATAGATCTGATGCGGAATCGTGGTTCCGACCAGGGGCACTTTCACCATGCTCTTACGAGCATCGACTACACCTTTTTGAATGGCGCTGATAACTTCAGCTGCCTTGCCGACACCAATGCCGACCTGACCTTTACCGTTGCCGACAGCGACAACTGCTCTGAAGCTCAGTTTCTTACCGCCTTTGACTACTTTGGTGACGCGGCGCACTTGAATGATTTTTTCTTCCCATTCAGATTGCTCACGCTGACGATTTGGATCCTCAACTGCACGTCGGTTAGTCTCCCGACTGTTGGTGCGGCGGGCACGACGTCCACCATCAACAGCTGCGATTTCGTCGACAGCGACTGCGCTTGGTGCTTTTTCCTCTTTGTCCATTTAAGGCGTATCCTCTTTAGCTTCTGTTTTTAGCCGATTAAAAATCTAGTCCTGATTCGCGTGCGCCTTCGGCGACAGCAGCGATGCGTCCGTGATAAATGTAGCCGCCACGGTCGAAGACTACGGCAGTGATGCCTTTGTCTTTAGCCCGTTTGGCGACGAGCTCGCCAACTGACTTGGCCGAGTCACAATCCCATGTCTTCTTGCCTTTCAATTCAGGATCGAGAGTGCTGGCGCAGACAATGGTTGTAGCTGAACTATCGTCAACGATTTGAGCATAAATATGCTTGTTGGAGCGATAGACGCAGAGTCGGGGGCGCTGAGTCGTGCCCGCGAGACCACGGCGAATCCGCATGTGGCGCTTTTCGCGATTGAGCTTTCTGTCTGGTTTCGTGATCATTGCTTCGTCCTCGAGTTACCCGGAAGGGCAACGGCTATCCTAAATTACTTCTTCTTACCTGCAGCTTTACCAGCTTTACGACGAATAAATTCGCCTTGATATTTGACACCCTTGCCTTTATAGACTTCAGGCGCACGCTTCGATCTGATGAAGGCAGAGAGGTCACCAACGGCTTGTTTGTCGATACCGGATACGGTGAGGATGTTACCTTTACCAACTGCGATTTCTAAACCTTGTGGCGGTTCGATTTCAACAGAGTGTGAGTAACCAAGCTGCATAACGAGCTTGCGTCCTTCCATAACGGCACGATAACCGACCCCGATGATTTCCAGATTTTGAGTGAAACCTTCGGTGACGCCCTTGACCATGTTGGCCACTAGAGTGCGAGTCAGACCATGCAGGCTGCGCACTTCACGCGTGTCTGCAGTGCGTTCCACAATCAGCTTGCCGTCTTCTTGCTTGAGTACGACTTCCGGACGAACCGTTCTGTGCAATTGACCTTTCGGTCCTTTGACAGATATGTCGCTACCCTTCAGGTCAACGGTGACTCCAGCTGGTACTGGGATTGGTGCTTTGCCTATACGAGACATTTTAGATAATTCCTCTGCGCTCTTCGTTCGTTTCGATCAAATGGTCGTGTACTTAGAATCGATTCTCCGGCGTTGCCAGTGCAGCAAGCTGCCTGGGTTCTACCAGATGTGACCCACTACTTCGCCGCCGATGTTGCTCTTGCGAGCCTGGCGGTCGGTCATGAGACCACGGCTTGTGCTGATGATAGCGACACCTAATCCGCCATAGACTCTGGGAACCTTTTTGGCTGGACGGTAAATCTTCAAACCAGGCTTGCTGATTCGGCGCAAACCTTGAATGACTTGCTCGCCTTTGCTGCCGTACTTGAGTACGATGCGCATCTTCTGGTTAGGCGAACCAAGAGCTTTTGTTTCGAACGAGGAGATGAACCCTTCGTTGCGCAGAAGTTCCGCCAGAGCGACCTTCTGTTTTGAAGCCGGCATTTCAACGGCTGGTGCCTGCGTCCGCGCTGCGTTGCGGATGCGTGTGAACATGTCAGAAATAGGATCTGTAACGGGCATTTATTGTCTCTCCTACCAACTTGACTTTGTGACGCCGGGAATCAAACCTTCATGAGCCATCTTGCGCAGACAGCATCGGCACAGGCCGAAATCGCGATTGTAGCCGCGAGGGCGCCCGCAAATACGACAACGATTGTGTAAACGCACTGTCGGAAATTTGCCTTTCGCGGCAAGCACCCGGCGCTTATGCTCTTTGTCAATCATCGATGTTTTGGCCACAATCTCTCTCCAAATATGTATCGCGTTTCTGTGTACTTAATTTCTACTTCTTGAACGGCATACCGAGCGCCGCCAACAGTGCATGACCTTCCTGGTCGGTGCGAGCAGTGGTGACAATGGCGATGTCCATTCCGCGCACGGCGTCAACTTGTTCGTAGTTGATTTCAGGGAAAATCAACTGCTCTTTGACACCGAGTGAATAATTTCCGCGTCCATCGAACGCTTTTGAAGACAATCCACGGAAGTCTCTGATACGAGGCAACGCAATGTGGATAAGCTTAGCGAGGAAGTCGTACATGCGACGACCGCGAAGGGTGACGCTTACGCCTACCGGCATTCCCTTACGCAACTTGAAGGTAGCGATTGATTTACGCGCCTTGTTGACGATCGGTTTTTGACCGGTGACAGTGACGAGATCTTTGACGCCGCTTTCAATCGCTTTGCCGTTTGTTGCTGCTTC
This is a stretch of genomic DNA from Candidatus Melainabacteria bacterium. It encodes these proteins:
- a CDS encoding 30S ribosomal protein S5, with the protein product MDKEEKAPSAVAVDEIAAVDGGRRARRTNSRETNRRAVEDPNRQREQSEWEEKIIQVRRVTKVVKGGKKLSFRAVVAVGNGKGQVGIGVGKAAEVISAIQKGVVDARKSMVKVPLVGTTIPHQIYGSQGSSRIMLKPAAKGTGVIAGGAARAILELAGVGDVLSKSLGSRAPLNVARATVDGLERLRTFDEAAKLRGITVKQMLA
- a CDS encoding 50S ribosomal protein L18; this encodes MITKPDRKLNREKRHMRIRRGLAGTTQRPRLCVYRSNKHIYAQIVDDSSATTIVCASTLDPELKGKKTWDCDSAKSVGELVAKRAKDKGITAVVFDRGGYIYHGRIAAVAEGARESGLDF
- a CDS encoding 50S ribosomal protein L6 → MSRIGKAPIPVPAGVTVDLKGSDISVKGPKGQLHRTVRPEVVLKQEDGKLIVERTADTREVRSLHGLTRTLVANMVKGVTEGFTQNLEIIGVGYRAVMEGRKLVMQLGYSHSVEIEPPQGLEIAVGKGNILTVSGIDKQAVGDLSAFIRSKRAPEVYKGKGVKYQGEFIRRKAGKAAGKKK
- a CDS encoding 30S ribosomal protein S8, which encodes MPVTDPISDMFTRIRNAARTQAPAVEMPASKQKVALAELLRNEGFISSFETKALGSPNQKMRIVLKYGSKGEQVIQGLRRISKPGLKIYRPAKKVPRVYGGLGVAIISTSRGLMTDRQARKSNIGGEVVGHIW
- a CDS encoding type Z 30S ribosomal protein S14, with protein sequence MIDKEHKRRVLAAKGKFPTVRLHNRCRICGRPRGYNRDFGLCRCCLRKMAHEGLIPGVTKSSW
- a CDS encoding 50S ribosomal protein L5 codes for the protein MIKIKEHYQDTVVPQLKKQFGYTNDLQVPRLEKVVINMGLGEAATNGKAIESGVKDLVTVTGQKPIVNKARKSIATFKLRKGMPVGVSVTLRGRRMYDFLAKLIHIALPRIRDFRGLSSKAFDGRGNYSLGVKEQLIFPEINYEQVDAVRGMDIAIVTTARTDQEGHALLAALGMPFKK